The following coding sequences are from one Pseudonocardia sp. EC080619-01 window:
- a CDS encoding TetR/AcrR family transcriptional regulator, producing MATGTGGTGTRPALRADAARNRELLLAAAVRAFTAESTGGPAPTLDGIAKDAGVGIGTLYRHFPNRDALVEAVYRNELDRLCTAAGELRAELPADEALRMWMDRFVDYVITKKHLADSLHALVACGHNPFAQSRERMIEAVRSLHEAGIADGTLRSDVDAADVLVGTSGICMAIADPEGRSQAGRLLDLLVDGLRTR from the coding sequence ATGGCCACCGGCACCGGCGGCACCGGCACCCGTCCCGCACTGCGGGCCGACGCCGCCCGCAACCGTGAACTGCTGCTCGCCGCAGCGGTCCGGGCGTTCACGGCGGAGAGCACCGGTGGCCCCGCACCCACGCTCGACGGCATCGCGAAGGACGCCGGCGTCGGCATCGGGACCCTCTACCGGCACTTCCCCAACCGGGACGCGCTGGTCGAGGCCGTCTACCGCAACGAGCTGGACCGGCTCTGCACGGCCGCGGGCGAGCTGCGCGCCGAACTGCCCGCCGACGAGGCGCTGCGGATGTGGATGGACCGCTTCGTCGACTACGTGATCACCAAGAAGCACCTGGCGGACTCGCTGCACGCGCTGGTCGCCTGCGGTCACAACCCGTTCGCGCAGAGCCGCGAGCGGATGATCGAGGCGGTGCGGTCGCTGCACGAGGCCGGCATCGCCGACGGCACGCTGCGGTCCGACGTGGACGCGGCGGACGTGCTGGTCGGGACCAGCGGGATCTGCATGGCGATCGCCGACCCGGAGGGCCGGAGCCAGGCCGGACGCCTGCTCGACCTGCTGGTCGACGGCCTCCGCACGCGCTGA
- a CDS encoding META domain-containing protein, protein MTARMLLGPALLVVLVLAGCADAAAGPSGAAPGPRPAAAGDLLGRWYPADGTAQGRAFAEFADGGAWTGSDGCNGQSGTWAVGPGGAVTGTSGMSTMIACENVPVARWIAEADRAEIDGTDLVLHGGYGTARLVRDLP, encoded by the coding sequence ATGACCGCACGGATGCTGCTCGGACCGGCGCTGCTGGTCGTGCTGGTGCTCGCCGGCTGCGCCGACGCCGCCGCCGGCCCGTCCGGCGCCGCCCCCGGCCCCCGCCCCGCGGCCGCGGGCGACCTGCTGGGCCGCTGGTACCCCGCCGACGGCACCGCGCAGGGCCGGGCGTTCGCCGAGTTCGCCGACGGCGGCGCCTGGACGGGGTCCGACGGCTGCAACGGCCAGAGCGGCACCTGGGCGGTGGGCCCCGGCGGCGCCGTCACCGGCACCTCCGGGATGAGCACGATGATCGCCTGCGAGAACGTGCCGGTCGCCCGCTGGATCGCCGAGGCCGACCGCGCCGAGATCGACGGCACCGATCTCGTCCTGCACGGCGGCTACGGCACCGCCCGCCTGGTCCGCGACCTGCCCTGA
- a CDS encoding cupin domain-containing protein, whose amino-acid sequence MPNLIENASRVTAAGTPPKTIDEHVGRVNTGTDRVSLAHMRSPSGWAEPGQTPEFDEYTLVLRGELRVEHAGGELTVAAGQAVHTTPGEWVRYSSPGPEGAEYVAVCLPAFELGAAHRDDDAG is encoded by the coding sequence ATGCCGAACCTGATCGAGAACGCGAGCCGGGTCACCGCCGCAGGCACCCCGCCGAAGACCATCGACGAGCACGTCGGCCGGGTGAACACCGGCACCGACCGGGTCTCGCTGGCGCACATGCGCAGCCCGTCCGGCTGGGCCGAGCCCGGCCAGACCCCCGAGTTCGACGAGTACACCCTCGTCCTGCGCGGGGAGCTGCGCGTCGAGCACGCGGGCGGCGAGCTCACCGTGGCCGCCGGCCAGGCCGTGCACACCACCCCGGGCGAGTGGGTCCGCTACAGCTCGCCCGGCCCGGAGGGCGCCGAGTACGTCGCCGTCTGCCTGCCCGCCTTCGAGCTCGGTGCCGCGCACCGTGACGACGACGCCGGCTGA
- a CDS encoding NUDIX hydrolase: MSTSTAAAPAAPAHPAPVHPAARPGSAALGEPAGTPPVRAFHAGPPATGPLARARLAGSAATAAAWLRTVARSGEPDPPSVAAALDALGTLRTELRSLRPLLDREHAVRCRAATDAPARDLAARHDLDVRIDLLGTVAGDGEARARRDALLRLRRRSPLVVTGAGLDGCLDELASGRIPLRDGAPLGDPGLPATVLLPPLLHRRFRKLTRDTDPRDAGAVHRRAAELRIVLALASDAGLGGDPGARHRSGPAVVAAVAGDLQDRAATALLAGTAATLFAGTAVTAADLPPGPARDALLATGPPGLAGPLADLAALRDLLPVDTTGPARRAAGGVVLRSGPDGPEVLLVHRTRRGDWSLPKGAVEPGEADVDAALREVREETGLRCRAGAEVTGVRYRDRNRRAKQVRYWLMTPLTGATGRPDPAEVDGVAWVPLRDAAGRLTRERDRVVVAGVAAEHAPPGRVTR, translated from the coding sequence GTGTCGACCTCCACCGCCGCCGCGCCCGCCGCGCCCGCGCACCCCGCCCCCGTGCATCCCGCCGCGCGACCCGGCTCCGCGGCCCTCGGGGAGCCGGCGGGAACCCCACCGGTCCGGGCGTTCCACGCCGGCCCGCCCGCCACCGGACCGCTGGCCCGGGCCCGGCTCGCCGGCAGCGCGGCGACGGCGGCCGCCTGGCTGCGGACCGTCGCCCGCTCCGGTGAGCCCGACCCGCCGTCGGTCGCCGCCGCGCTCGACGCACTCGGCACCCTGCGCACCGAGCTCCGCTCGCTGCGTCCGCTGCTCGACCGGGAGCACGCCGTCCGGTGCCGGGCCGCGACCGACGCACCCGCCCGTGACCTCGCCGCGCGGCACGACCTGGACGTCCGGATCGACCTGCTCGGCACCGTCGCCGGCGACGGCGAGGCACGGGCCCGCCGGGACGCGCTCCTGCGCCTGCGCCGCCGCTCCCCGCTCGTCGTGACCGGGGCCGGCCTCGACGGGTGCCTCGACGAGCTCGCGTCCGGCCGGATCCCGCTCCGCGACGGTGCCCCGCTCGGCGACCCCGGCCTGCCCGCGACCGTGCTGCTCCCGCCGCTGCTGCACCGGCGGTTCCGCAAGCTCACCCGCGACACCGACCCCCGCGACGCCGGCGCGGTCCACCGGCGCGCCGCCGAGCTGCGGATCGTGCTCGCCCTGGCGTCCGACGCGGGGCTCGGCGGCGATCCGGGGGCCCGGCACCGCTCCGGGCCCGCCGTCGTCGCCGCGGTCGCCGGCGACCTGCAGGACCGGGCCGCCACGGCGCTGCTGGCCGGCACCGCCGCGACCCTGTTCGCCGGCACCGCCGTGACGGCCGCCGACCTCCCACCGGGGCCCGCCCGGGACGCGCTGCTCGCCACCGGCCCACCCGGGCTCGCCGGACCGCTCGCCGACCTGGCCGCGCTGCGGGACCTGCTGCCCGTCGACACGACCGGCCCGGCCCGGCGCGCCGCGGGCGGTGTCGTCCTGCGGTCCGGCCCGGACGGTCCCGAGGTGCTGCTCGTGCACCGGACCCGGCGCGGTGACTGGTCGCTGCCGAAGGGGGCGGTGGAGCCGGGCGAGGCCGACGTCGACGCGGCGCTGCGCGAGGTGCGGGAGGAGACCGGCCTGCGCTGCCGGGCCGGAGCCGAGGTGACGGGCGTCCGCTACCGGGACCGCAACCGCCGCGCCAAACAGGTCCGGTACTGGCTGATGACCCCGCTCACCGGGGCGACCGGCCGCCCGGACCCGGCCGAGGTCGACGGCGTGGCCTGGGTGCCGCTGCGGGACGCGGCCGGGCGGCTGACCCGGGAGCGCGACCGCGTCGTCGTGGCGGGGGTGGCGGCCGAGCACGCCCCGCCGGGGCGGGTGACCCGGTGA
- a CDS encoding LacI family DNA-binding transcriptional regulator: MTPVTDEPVHEVVRRVGVRRVAQLAGVSPATVSRALREGTPVSDETRQRVRSAAVSLGYRAPARRLTVAVLARFPTRWFFAEAVAGVESVLSAEGHALQLHNVGDPAGRAHFFATLPVRGRVDGLIVVASAVDDGERAALDDLGVPVVAVGDTMAGRPRIGIDDRAGARAAVRHLVGLGHDGVALVSFDPDEACGRVTTRARHAGWADALAESGRARGPVLEVGGDIEAGDTAAGALLSLPRLPTAVFAMADEAALGLVRTLRRAGVDVPGQISVIGFDDHEMAAVADLTTIGQPVRRQGELAARALLTALGGAEPERVELPTRLVVRGTTAPPRSSPGQPLGA; the protein is encoded by the coding sequence ATGACCCCCGTGACGGACGAGCCGGTGCACGAGGTCGTCCGCCGGGTGGGTGTCCGGCGGGTGGCCCAGCTGGCCGGGGTGTCCCCGGCGACGGTCTCGCGCGCGCTGCGCGAGGGCACCCCGGTGTCCGACGAGACCCGGCAGCGGGTGCGGTCGGCCGCGGTCTCGCTCGGGTACCGGGCACCGGCCCGCCGTCTGACCGTGGCCGTGCTCGCCCGGTTCCCCACCCGCTGGTTCTTCGCCGAGGCCGTCGCCGGGGTCGAGTCCGTGCTGTCCGCCGAGGGACACGCCCTGCAGCTGCACAACGTCGGCGATCCCGCGGGGCGGGCGCACTTCTTCGCGACGCTCCCGGTGCGCGGACGGGTCGACGGCCTGATCGTCGTCGCGTCCGCCGTCGACGACGGGGAGCGGGCCGCGCTGGACGACCTCGGGGTCCCGGTCGTCGCCGTCGGCGACACGATGGCGGGCCGGCCGCGGATCGGGATCGACGACCGGGCCGGGGCCCGGGCGGCCGTCCGGCACCTGGTCGGGCTCGGCCACGACGGTGTCGCGCTGGTCTCGTTCGACCCGGACGAGGCGTGCGGCCGGGTCACCACCCGGGCCCGCCACGCCGGCTGGGCCGACGCGCTCGCCGAGTCCGGCCGCGCCCGCGGCCCGGTGCTGGAGGTGGGCGGTGACATCGAGGCCGGCGACACGGCGGCCGGGGCGCTGCTCTCGCTGCCCCGGCTGCCGACGGCGGTGTTCGCGATGGCCGACGAGGCGGCGCTCGGCCTGGTCCGCACGCTGCGCCGGGCCGGGGTGGACGTGCCCGGCCAGATCTCGGTGATCGGGTTCGACGACCACGAGATGGCCGCCGTCGCCGACCTGACGACCATCGGGCAGCCGGTCCGGCGGCAGGGGGAGCTGGCCGCGCGGGCGCTGCTCACCGCGCTCGGCGGCGCGGAGCCGGAGCGCGTCGAGCTGCCCACCCGGCTCGTCGTCCGCGGGACGACGGCGCCGCCGCGGTCCTCACCCGGCCAGCCGCTCGGGGCGTAG
- a CDS encoding copper-translocating P-type ATPase encodes MTSGTAAGDQHGIQEGHGAHEGHGGHGGHGGHAAMFRDRFALTLVLAVPVVAFSEMVGMLFGYTPPAWSVWVPPVLGSVIFFWGGRPFLTGAVTEIRTRRPGMMLLIGLAITVAYVASLLSSLGIGGLDFWWELALLVVIMLLGHWLEMRALGQATGALDALAALLPDTAERIGPAGGTESVSPADLAVGDTVLVRAGGRVPADGTVVDGSAEVDESMITGESRPVPRERDDRVVAGTVATDSSLRVRVDAVGEDTALSGIRRLVERAAGSRSRAQALADRAAALLFWFAAGAGVLTFAAWTLAGDLPGAVTRTVTVLVIACPHALGLAIPLVVAISTARAARAGILVTDRLALERTRTVDTVLFDKTGTLTTGAPHVVGVAGEDGTLALAAAVEADSEHPLARAVVSAAGGLVVPEAHGFRAHTGRGVTATVDGTEVSVGGPALLRERGIEVPAGVAATTAPWSRDGATVLYVVRGGGGVTGAIGLADTVRPESRAAVGALHDRGVRVVMVTGDARPVAEAVGVDLGVDEVFAEVLPDGKDDRVAELQDRGAVVAMVGDGVNDAPALARADVGVAIGAGTDVAISSAGVVLASSDPRGVLSVIELSRTGYRKMLQNLWWAAGYNLVSVPLAAGVLAPVGFVLPPAVGAVLMSLSTIVVALNAQLLRRVELRPERLAG; translated from the coding sequence ATGACGAGCGGAACGGCGGCCGGCGACCAGCACGGCATCCAGGAGGGTCACGGCGCACACGAGGGTCACGGCGGCCACGGCGGCCACGGCGGCCACGCCGCGATGTTCCGGGACCGTTTCGCGCTCACCCTGGTCCTGGCCGTCCCCGTCGTCGCGTTCAGCGAGATGGTCGGGATGCTGTTCGGCTACACCCCGCCGGCATGGTCGGTGTGGGTCCCGCCGGTCCTCGGCTCGGTGATCTTCTTCTGGGGCGGACGGCCGTTCCTCACCGGCGCCGTCACCGAGATCCGGACGCGCCGGCCCGGCATGATGCTGCTGATCGGCCTGGCGATCACCGTCGCCTACGTGGCCAGCCTGCTCAGCTCGCTCGGCATCGGCGGCCTGGACTTCTGGTGGGAGCTGGCGCTCCTCGTCGTGATCATGCTCCTGGGCCACTGGCTGGAGATGCGGGCGCTCGGCCAGGCCACCGGAGCGCTCGACGCCCTCGCCGCGCTGCTCCCCGACACCGCCGAGCGGATCGGGCCCGCCGGCGGCACCGAGTCCGTCTCCCCCGCCGATCTCGCGGTCGGCGACACCGTGCTCGTCCGGGCGGGCGGACGGGTCCCCGCCGACGGCACCGTCGTCGACGGCTCCGCCGAGGTCGACGAGTCGATGATCACCGGCGAGTCCCGGCCGGTCCCGCGGGAACGGGATGACCGGGTCGTCGCCGGGACCGTCGCGACCGACTCGTCACTGCGCGTACGGGTCGACGCGGTCGGCGAGGACACCGCGCTGTCGGGCATCCGCCGGCTGGTCGAGCGGGCGGCGGGGTCCCGGTCCCGCGCGCAGGCGCTCGCCGACCGCGCGGCCGCGCTGCTGTTCTGGTTCGCCGCCGGCGCGGGTGTGCTGACGTTCGCGGCGTGGACGCTGGCCGGCGACCTGCCCGGGGCCGTGACCCGCACGGTGACGGTGCTGGTGATCGCCTGCCCGCACGCGCTCGGCCTGGCGATCCCGCTGGTCGTCGCGATCTCGACGGCCCGCGCCGCGCGCGCCGGGATCCTCGTCACCGACCGGCTCGCGCTGGAGCGCACCCGCACCGTCGACACCGTGCTGTTCGACAAGACCGGCACGCTGACCACCGGCGCCCCGCACGTCGTCGGCGTCGCGGGTGAGGACGGCACCCTCGCGCTGGCCGCGGCCGTCGAGGCCGACAGCGAGCACCCGCTGGCCCGTGCGGTCGTCTCCGCGGCCGGCGGGCTCGTCGTGCCGGAGGCGCACGGGTTCCGCGCGCACACCGGGCGCGGGGTCACCGCGACCGTCGACGGCACGGAGGTCTCCGTCGGCGGCCCGGCCCTGCTGCGCGAACGGGGGATCGAGGTCCCCGCCGGCGTCGCCGCCACGACGGCCCCGTGGAGCCGGGACGGCGCCACCGTGCTGTACGTGGTGCGCGGGGGCGGTGGGGTGACCGGCGCGATCGGGCTCGCCGACACGGTCCGCCCCGAGTCGCGCGCCGCCGTCGGTGCGCTGCACGACCGCGGCGTCCGCGTCGTCATGGTCACCGGGGACGCCCGGCCGGTCGCCGAGGCGGTCGGCGTCGACCTCGGCGTCGACGAGGTGTTCGCCGAGGTCCTCCCGGACGGCAAGGACGACCGGGTCGCCGAGCTCCAGGACCGCGGCGCGGTCGTCGCGATGGTCGGGGACGGCGTCAACGACGCCCCCGCACTGGCCCGGGCCGACGTGGGCGTCGCGATCGGCGCGGGCACCGACGTCGCGATCTCCTCCGCCGGCGTCGTCCTGGCCTCGTCGGACCCGCGCGGCGTGCTGTCGGTGATCGAGCTGTCCCGGACCGGGTACCGGAAGATGCTGCAGAACCTGTGGTGGGCGGCCGGCTACAACCTGGTGTCGGTGCCGCTCGCCGCGGGCGTGCTGGCTCCGGTCGGGTTCGTGCTGCCGCCCGCGGTCGGCGCGGTGCTCATGAGCCTCTCGACGATCGTGGTGGCGCTCAACGCCCAGCTCCTCCGCCGGGTCGAGCTACGCCCCGAGCGGCTGGCCGGGTGA
- a CDS encoding ABC transporter ATP-binding protein produces MTAVLWRFRDLLVPHRRRLAAGGLLTVVAAGLALLLPWPLAVVVDAVLGGAGVPDLLEPVAAVTGTGAGLAAACALALCLAAAAGAAATYGAERVLAGVGERLLADLRHRLFVHLQALPLRYHDGQRVGDLGNRLTADTSTVQSLLVAVLSVLLPNATLLVGIVAVTLVVDPAFALLSLAVGPALYAVLVHYRVIIKSWASVARAAEGRVAAHAVESLGAIRLVKTFAGEARSESRFRGHGRERMAAGLHRVDHAARLPAVVDVLVHTGRAVVLLAGSLRVLDGSMDLGVLLVFLTYNERLYQPVRQLAKLQTTISKGQASADRICEVLDTVPDVADAPGARPLPRLRGHVELRGVRFGYDPAHPVLHDVSIVARPGETVALAGPTGAGKSTVGGLVLRLHDVDAGAVLLDGHDVRTVTGRSLRDQVAVVPQDPVLLSGTILDNIRFGAPYATRAQLIEAGRAAHVDEFAERLPDGWDTVLTERGTTLSGGQRQRVAIARALARDAPVVILDEPTSGLDAVSESLVMAGLERLTAGRTVIVVAHRLSTLQSADRIHVLDRGRVVQSGTHAELAAADGLFRRMHRLLTDDDRRGSVLS; encoded by the coding sequence GTGACCGCGGTGCTGTGGCGGTTCCGGGACCTGCTGGTCCCGCACCGCCGCCGGCTCGCCGCGGGCGGGCTGCTGACGGTCGTCGCCGCCGGGCTGGCGCTGCTGCTGCCGTGGCCGCTGGCCGTCGTCGTCGACGCGGTGCTCGGCGGGGCGGGGGTGCCGGACCTGCTGGAGCCCGTCGCCGCCGTGACCGGGACCGGTGCCGGCCTGGCCGCGGCGTGCGCGCTGGCGCTGTGCCTGGCCGCGGCCGCGGGGGCCGCCGCGACCTACGGGGCGGAACGGGTGCTCGCCGGGGTCGGGGAGCGGCTGCTGGCCGACCTGCGGCACCGGCTGTTCGTGCACCTGCAGGCGCTGCCGCTGCGCTACCACGACGGTCAGCGCGTCGGCGACCTCGGCAACCGGCTCACCGCCGACACCTCGACGGTGCAGTCGCTGCTGGTGGCGGTGCTGTCGGTGCTGCTGCCGAACGCGACGCTGCTGGTCGGGATCGTCGCGGTGACCCTGGTGGTGGACCCGGCGTTCGCGCTGCTGTCCCTGGCCGTGGGGCCGGCGCTCTACGCCGTCCTCGTGCACTACCGGGTGATCATCAAGTCCTGGGCGTCGGTCGCCCGCGCCGCGGAGGGCCGGGTCGCCGCGCACGCCGTCGAGTCGCTCGGCGCGATCCGGCTGGTGAAGACGTTCGCCGGCGAGGCCCGCTCGGAGTCCCGCTTCCGCGGGCACGGCCGCGAGCGGATGGCGGCCGGCCTGCACCGGGTCGACCACGCCGCCCGGCTGCCCGCCGTCGTCGACGTGCTGGTCCACACCGGACGCGCGGTGGTGCTGCTGGCCGGCTCGCTGCGGGTGCTCGACGGGTCGATGGACCTCGGGGTCCTGCTGGTGTTCCTCACCTACAACGAGCGGCTCTACCAGCCCGTCCGGCAGCTCGCGAAGCTGCAGACGACGATCAGCAAGGGGCAGGCGTCCGCGGACCGGATCTGCGAGGTCCTCGACACCGTCCCGGACGTCGCCGACGCACCCGGTGCCCGCCCGCTGCCCCGGCTGCGGGGACACGTCGAGCTGCGCGGCGTCCGGTTCGGCTACGACCCGGCGCACCCGGTGCTGCACGACGTGTCGATCGTCGCCCGGCCGGGCGAGACCGTCGCGCTGGCCGGGCCCACCGGCGCGGGCAAGTCCACGGTCGGCGGCCTGGTCCTGCGGCTGCACGACGTCGACGCCGGTGCCGTGCTGCTCGACGGGCACGACGTCCGCACCGTCACCGGCCGCTCCCTGCGGGACCAGGTCGCGGTCGTCCCGCAGGACCCGGTGCTGCTCTCCGGGACGATCCTCGACAACATCCGCTTCGGCGCCCCGTACGCGACCCGCGCGCAGCTGATCGAGGCCGGCCGCGCCGCGCACGTCGACGAGTTCGCCGAGCGCCTCCCGGACGGCTGGGACACCGTGCTCACCGAGCGCGGGACGACGCTGTCGGGCGGGCAGCGCCAGCGCGTCGCGATCGCCCGCGCGCTGGCCCGCGACGCGCCGGTCGTCATCCTCGACGAGCCGACCTCCGGGCTCGACGCCGTGTCCGAGTCCCTGGTCATGGCCGGTCTGGAACGGCTGACGGCCGGTCGCACCGTGATCGTCGTCGCGCACCGGCTGTCGACGCTGCAGTCCGCGGACCGCATCCACGTCCTCGACCGCGGACGGGTGGTGCAGTCCGGCACGCACGCCGAGCTCGCCGCCGCCGACGGCCTGTTCCGCCGGATGCACCGCCTCCTGACCGACGACGACCGTCGGGGGTCCGTGCTTTCCTGA
- a CDS encoding glycoside hydrolase family 13 protein, producing MTAHALDWWRNAVVYQVYIRSFADGNGDGTGDITGLRAKLDHLARLGVDAIWINPWYPSPLADGGYDVADYRAINPMFGDTAQAEALIAEAHGRGIRVLLDIVPNHHSDQHAWFRAALDAAPGSPERARYVFRDGRGPGGDEPPNNWRSMFGGPAWERVPDGQWYLHLFDVTQPDVDWENPEVRADFEETLRFWFDRGVDGFRIDVANSMVKEPGLPDLVAGVNDVQDGGHPYLDREGVHEVYRSWRAIADSYDPPKVFVAEAWVPDPVRLARYLRPDELQTAFGFNFLTAAWLADDLRRNIDDAIAENTAVGAPATWVLSNHDVCRHPSRLARKPEAGRGWNLDDVLELPADPETGLRRARAATLLMLALPGTAYLYQGEEFGLPEVEDIPVEKLDDPTWVLSGHTKRGRDGCRVPLPWAAGEPWFGFGGPAWLPQPDVFARHAADVQEADPDSVLHLYRDALAIRRAHPALGGGSLTWQDSPEGTLALSRTSDEGDGGFTALVNVSSAPVSLPEDAEVMLASGPLTPRGEVPADTTVWLRTA from the coding sequence ATGACCGCCCACGCTCTCGACTGGTGGCGCAACGCCGTCGTCTACCAGGTCTACATCCGCAGCTTCGCCGACGGGAACGGCGACGGCACCGGCGACATCACCGGGCTCCGCGCGAAGCTCGACCACCTCGCGCGGCTCGGCGTCGACGCGATCTGGATCAACCCCTGGTACCCGTCGCCGCTGGCCGACGGCGGCTACGACGTCGCGGACTACCGGGCGATCAACCCGATGTTCGGCGACACCGCGCAGGCCGAGGCGCTGATCGCCGAGGCGCACGGGCGCGGCATCCGGGTGCTGCTCGACATCGTCCCCAACCACCACTCCGACCAGCACGCGTGGTTCCGCGCCGCACTCGACGCCGCGCCGGGCTCCCCCGAGCGGGCCCGCTACGTGTTCCGCGACGGCCGCGGGCCCGGCGGCGACGAGCCGCCGAACAACTGGCGGTCGATGTTCGGTGGACCGGCGTGGGAGCGCGTCCCGGACGGGCAGTGGTACCTGCACCTGTTCGACGTCACGCAGCCCGACGTCGACTGGGAGAACCCCGAGGTCCGCGCGGACTTCGAGGAGACGCTGCGGTTCTGGTTCGACCGGGGCGTCGACGGCTTCCGGATCGACGTCGCCAACTCGATGGTCAAGGAGCCGGGCCTGCCGGACCTCGTGGCGGGCGTCAACGACGTCCAGGACGGCGGCCACCCCTACCTCGACCGCGAGGGCGTGCACGAGGTCTACCGGTCGTGGCGCGCGATCGCCGACTCCTACGACCCGCCGAAGGTCTTCGTCGCCGAGGCGTGGGTGCCCGACCCCGTGCGGCTCGCGCGCTACCTGCGCCCGGACGAGCTGCAGACCGCGTTCGGCTTCAACTTCCTGACCGCGGCCTGGCTGGCCGACGACCTGCGCCGCAACATCGACGACGCGATCGCCGAGAACACCGCGGTCGGCGCTCCGGCGACCTGGGTGCTGTCCAACCACGACGTCTGCCGGCACCCGAGCCGGCTGGCCCGCAAGCCCGAGGCGGGCCGGGGCTGGAACCTCGACGACGTGCTCGAGCTCCCGGCCGACCCGGAGACCGGGCTGCGGCGGGCGCGGGCCGCGACCCTGCTGATGCTCGCCCTGCCCGGCACCGCGTACCTCTACCAGGGCGAGGAGTTCGGCCTGCCCGAGGTCGAGGACATCCCGGTCGAGAAGCTCGACGACCCCACCTGGGTGCTGTCCGGGCACACCAAGCGGGGTCGTGACGGGTGCCGCGTCCCGCTGCCCTGGGCCGCCGGCGAACCGTGGTTCGGCTTCGGGGGACCCGCCTGGCTCCCCCAGCCCGACGTCTTCGCCCGGCACGCGGCGGACGTCCAGGAGGCCGACCCGGACTCGGTGCTGCACCTGTACCGGGACGCCCTGGCGATCCGCAGGGCGCACCCGGCACTCGGCGGCGGGAGCCTGACCTGGCAGGACTCGCCGGAGGGCACCCTCGCGCTCAGCCGGACCTCCGACGAGGGCGATGGCGGGTTCACCGCACTGGTGAACGTGTCCTCCGCGCCGGTGTCACTGCCCGAGGACGCCGAGGTGATGCTGGCCAGCGGCCCGCTCACCCCGCGCGGCGAGGTCCCGGCCGACACCACCGTCTGGCTGCGCACCGCCTGA
- a CDS encoding META domain-containing protein encodes MTTTPADLTGRWVPADGTAQGRAFAELADGGGWTGSDGCNRLRGTWSAGPGGAFAGTCGPTTRMACENVPIGRWFECAATAVVERDVLVLRDGAGTELARMVRGGAPGR; translated from the coding sequence GTGACGACGACGCCGGCTGACCTGACCGGCCGCTGGGTCCCGGCCGACGGCACCGCGCAGGGCCGGGCGTTCGCCGAGCTCGCCGACGGCGGCGGCTGGACCGGCTCCGACGGCTGCAACCGGCTGCGCGGCACCTGGTCGGCCGGTCCCGGCGGCGCCTTCGCCGGGACCTGCGGGCCCACCACCCGGATGGCCTGCGAGAACGTCCCGATCGGGCGGTGGTTCGAGTGCGCGGCGACGGCCGTCGTGGAGCGTGACGTCCTGGTCCTGCGCGACGGCGCGGGCACCGAGCTCGCCCGCATGGTCCGCGGGGGTGCGCCCGGCCGGTGA
- a CDS encoding SDR family NAD(P)-dependent oxidoreductase produces MFLRSTTTRSPIAPVPPTAGEVVHAGPTAADVLDGVDLTGRRAVVTGAASGVGLAAARALAAAGAEVTLAVRDADAGTAARAAIVAETGNEHVLVGEIDLADQRSIARFVRLWDGPLHMLVHAAGVAGAPLTRTVDEWELHLAVNHLGPASLSAGLHWALTAVDGARIVHVTSSAHRLAEFDLEDPQFMSSRYDREEAHARSRTAAVLHTVEAARRWSGDGISVNAVDPGTDPDAGAATIALLAASPLVGGISGRYFTDLAEAGPADPVTGRGVAAHAVDPVVARRVWRWTERSLREIWFSGLPVVA; encoded by the coding sequence ATGTTCCTCCGGTCCACGACCACCCGATCCCCGATCGCCCCCGTCCCGCCCACCGCCGGCGAGGTCGTCCACGCCGGTCCCACCGCCGCCGATGTGCTCGACGGCGTCGACCTGACCGGGCGGCGCGCCGTCGTGACCGGCGCCGCGTCCGGCGTCGGCCTGGCGGCCGCCCGCGCCCTGGCCGCCGCCGGCGCCGAGGTCACCCTGGCCGTCCGCGACGCCGACGCCGGTACCGCCGCCCGCGCCGCGATCGTCGCCGAGACCGGCAACGAGCACGTCCTCGTCGGCGAGATCGACCTCGCCGACCAGCGTTCGATCGCCCGCTTCGTGCGGCTCTGGGACGGCCCGCTCCACATGCTCGTGCACGCCGCCGGTGTGGCGGGTGCACCGCTCACCCGGACCGTCGACGAGTGGGAGCTGCACCTCGCCGTCAACCACCTCGGCCCCGCCTCGCTGAGCGCGGGCCTGCACTGGGCCCTCACCGCGGTGGACGGTGCCCGGATCGTGCACGTCACCTCGTCCGCGCACCGGCTCGCGGAGTTCGATCTCGAGGACCCGCAGTTCATGTCCTCCCGGTACGACCGGGAGGAGGCCCACGCCCGGTCGCGGACCGCCGCGGTGCTGCACACCGTCGAGGCGGCCCGGCGCTGGTCCGGTGACGGGATCTCGGTCAACGCCGTGGACCCCGGCACCGACCCGGACGCCGGGGCCGCGACGATCGCCCTGCTCGCCGCGTCCCCGCTGGTGGGCGGGATCAGCGGCCGCTACTTCACCGACCTCGCCGAGGCCGGTCCCGCGGACCCGGTGACCGGGCGCGGGGTGGCCGCCCACGCCGTCGACCCGGTCGTCGCCCGCAGGGTCTGGCGCTGGACCGAGCGGTCCCTGCGCGAGATCTGGTTCTCCGGGCTGCCCGTGGTGGCCTGA